From a single Nitrososphaerales archaeon genomic region:
- a CDS encoding TfuA-like protein: MQPVIFLGPSLSVEKAKSILPFADYRPPARKGDFQRLEKENVQFVGFADGVFLQDYPPTPIEVYNLIKKGTMLVGAASLGALRAVELEKFGMRGIGKIFELYKKGVLDSDDEVAVTFSEHDYKLQSEALIDIRYTLYHACKEGIIDRNVKKLLVKNAKNIYFPYRNYDELFARVSGVVDVEVLETLRKYLKTNRRSLKEEDTVRLIRFIKELCLGSLK; the protein is encoded by the coding sequence TTGCAGCCCGTAATATTCCTAGGTCCTAGCTTGAGTGTAGAAAAGGCGAAAAGCATACTGCCCTTTGCGGATTACAGACCTCCAGCTCGGAAGGGAGATTTTCAGAGACTTGAAAAAGAGAATGTTCAATTTGTTGGGTTCGCAGACGGAGTTTTCCTGCAAGATTACCCACCAACACCCATTGAAGTGTACAACTTGATAAAGAAGGGGACCATGCTTGTGGGTGCAGCAAGCTTAGGTGCTTTGCGTGCCGTGGAGCTTGAAAAATTTGGCATGCGAGGCATAGGCAAAATATTCGAACTTTACAAGAAAGGAGTACTTGATTCAGATGACGAGGTGGCCGTCACCTTTTCAGAACATGATTACAAATTGCAGTCAGAAGCCCTGATCGACATACGTTATACGCTATATCACGCATGTAAGGAAGGTATAATCGATAGGAACGTAAAAAAGTTGCTGGTAAAAAATGCAAAAAATATCTATTTTCCATACAGGAATTATGATGAATTGTTCGCACGTGTTAGTGGCGTTGTAGATGTAGAAGTGTTAGAGACGCTTAGAAAGTATCTTAAAACTAATAGAAGGAGTTTGAAGGAGGAGGATACTGTAAGGTTAATCCGATTCATAAAGGAACTATGTCTTGGATCGCTGAAGTAG